The DNA window tttattgtttggtacgtatatgaataatttgtctggcgtttttatcgttgtactttcacattggggcaccatacagtatttataatacgaggaattcattatttattaaaaaacacaattgactgtcatacacaaacacggctgtttcgcgaggtgtgacgtcattcaagacgccatgacaatcttggcctttttcgcggtcaatttcaagttcatttctaaaaactcaaaatactaacttaaaaaacgtatttttcttaaaatagtatatttttggggtgaaatagatgctaagctatagttttaaactaatttccaaattttgtcaactagccttttcttgtcgtaaaaatctgaaaaaaatacctcattcagttctcactattaaaattattattccacttttaacttacttatatctcccgtttttgtctgtttttaagctatttttaagtttttcgtttatatcttttttattattgtttcgatcttttttccgtgttcggcgcgattgtggggccctctgctctgcatccgttgacatttcaatctcccggatcggcctatccgttcgagagttatcggtcgaaaaccgaaaaattgtgatgtaatatatatatagaacagggAGGGTAAAAATCaaccaaacattttttatcggcTTATCCGATAGCCCGGGCTCTGAGGATCAATAATGATGCCTTAGAGCCACCCTGGCCCAAGTACTTCCTGCGGGACGCCGCATTAATCTGCAGCCTCAAGCAATTATATGGACTCCGATATGGAGACAGCGTCGGACGCCTCGGTCCGGTTCGTCGACCATGACGAATCCGACTCGGACTCCGACTCGGCGAGACTCACTGCCGACCGCCGCGGCAACTCAAAGAACGGGCTCAGCCAAGCTAGGGCTGAACTAAAAAAGAAAGAGGAGGAAGACAGGGAACTCGCCTTCGAGCGTACCCTGCGCAGCCGAGCCTTTAAAAAGGCGCCGGCTGCGGCGCCGGTGGTCAACGAGCCGACCCCCGCAATAAGCATCACAGACCCAGCCGACTTAAGCGCCGAGGAGCTCCGCGCGGAGGCTGGCCGAAATGCGGCCCAGATCCGAGAGGTCGCTCTTAAATCCTCCAACTTGAAAGGAGGGTTTATTAAAAAGCTAAAGGACGCAGCGACCTCTCTGGAGGGTGTGGTCGAGGCCCTCGCCTCTCGGACGGAGGCCGAGGAGAGCAGGAGGCTCCGGGCAGATAACAACCGCCTGCACAGGGAGGTTGAAAACCTCAAGGCGGAGCTAAAGGCCCACCGCCGTGAGTACGCGGAGATGCGTACCACGGTGGCAGCGGCGACCGAGGCGGCCAACACCCCGCGAGGCGCTCCTTCGATTGCGGAGCTCAAGGACTTCATCGTCAGGTCGATCGGCGCGGCGATGAAGGACCAATTGGCGGGCCTGGAGGAGCGCCTCCCTGCGAGGATGCAGCGACCTCCCTCCGCGGCAGATAAACCGCTAGAGGTGACGCCGTCTCACGCGTCGGCGGCCCGTCAGCCGGCGATACCGAAAAAGGCCAGGAAAACGGCCCCACCAGTGGCACAATCGCCGACCGCAGGCCCTCCATGTGCGACGGTAAGCGCCCCGGTTGCACCGGCGACGTCCCAGACACCACCGAACAAGGTAACGTCCTGGTCCACGGTGGTGAAGAAGGGCAGGAAGGGGAGCAAGACCACCTCTTCCGCCGACGCTACGGCCGCAAAGGCGCCGCCGAAGACGCCCCAGCCAGCCAAATCGAAGCTGGCCACCCCTCGCTCGGCTGCAATCGTTCTCACGTTGCAGCCGGAAGCAGTAGGAAAGGGCGTCACCTACGCGCAGGTCCTGGAGAGAGCGGAGCAAAGTGTCAAGCTCCAGGACCTAGGAATCAGCGGTGGGCTGAAGGTGCGACGCACGGCGACCGGAGCCAGGGCTCTCGAGCTGCCGAAAGCCCAAGCGGAGCAGGCCGATAGGTTGGCGGCGAAGCTCCGCACAGTTCTCGACGGGGTCGCTGACGTAGTGCGCCCGGTCAAGAAGGCCGACCTGAAGGTGACGGGGCTCGACGACTCCGTCACCTTGGAGAAACTGGCCGCGGCGATCGCGCACGCCGGTGACTGCTCCTCCGAGGCGGTGAAGTGCGGAGTGATGCAGCGCGGACCCGGCTATATGGGGATGGTCCGCGTCACCTGCCCCCTCACGGCAGCGAAGAAGCTGGCCGCTGCCGGTGGCCTCCTCGtcgggtggagctcggccaagGTGGCCGTCGTGGAGCAGCGCCCTATGCGCGGCTACAAGTGTATGGGCCTTGGCCATACACGGGCGCTCTGCCCGTCGAAGGCGGAGAGGGGAGGCCTGTGCTACCGCTGTGGCTCGGACGGCCACAAGTCAGCGGAATGCACGGCCAAGATGCGCTGCGCGGTCTGCGCGGAGGCTGGCAAGCCTTCGGGGCACCTGATGGGGGCCAGGGATTGcaacccccccatcacgaagggtaaagcggtccaaggaaccaggaccgccccgcgcgaggaaagccgccaggctacggaggaagctcagaagaatcaagtatgccagcacacctgagcttcctacaatcgaacgtgaaccactccgccggagcgcaggaccttctgctgcagtccatggcggagtggcaggtagacctggcggtggcctgtgagccctacttcgtccctcccctacctcactggctgggggactcggacgacaccgtggcggttctcacgaggagcggaacgggcccccccctctcactcatcgagaggggctcgggctacgtagtggtggggtggggggagtacgtcgtcgtcggtacgtacttctcccctaatcgcagcctggctgagttcgagacttacctcggcttagtcagagctgcggtggccaggcagtcgccgaaaccgatactggttctcggcgacttaaacgcaaagtcgcgtgcctggggcaaccccgccacgaatccgcgagggagggccgtccaggtgtgggccctgctctccgacctgtcccttctcaacagggggcaggttcacacctgcgtgcgacatcaggggggttccgtggtggacgtttcgttcgccacccccgtcgttgcacgcagagtggtcgactggagagtggaggaggaggtggagactctatcggatcaccggtacatccgattcgagatctccacctctcgcaggccggcg is part of the Vanessa atalanta chromosome 10, ilVanAtal1.2, whole genome shotgun sequence genome and encodes:
- the LOC125067074 gene encoding uncharacterized protein LOC125067074, translated to METASDASVRFVDHDESDSDSDSARLTADRRGNSKNGLSQARAELKKKEEEDRELAFERTLRSRAFKKAPAAAPVVNEPTPAISITDPADLSAEELRAEAGRNAAQIREVALKSSNLKGGFIKKLKDAATSLEGVVEALASRTEAEESRRLRADNNRLHREVENLKAELKAHRREYAEMRTTVAAATEAANTPRGAPSIAELKDFIVRSIGAAMKDQLAGLEERLPARMQRPPSAADKPLEVTPSHASAARQPAIPKKARKTAPPVAQSPTAGPPCATVSAPVAPATSQTPPNKVTSWSTVVKKGRKGSKTTSSADATAAKAPPKTPQPAKSKLATPRSAAIVLTLQPEAVGKGVTYAQVLERAEQSVKLQDLGISGGLKVRRTATGARALELPKAQAEQADRLAAKLRTVLDGVADVVRPVKKADLKVTGLDDSVTLEKLAAAIAHAGDCSSEAVKCGVMQRGPGYMGMVRVTCPLTAAKKLAAAGGLLVGWSSAKVAVVEQRPMRGYKCMGLGHTRALCPSKAERGGLCYRCGSDGHKSAECTAKMRCAVCAEAGKPSGHLMGARDCNPPITKESHC